The region CGAGATCGACCGCGAGGAAGACGGCCGCTGGATCGCCGAAGTGCCCGATCTGCCCGGTGTACTCGTCTACGGCCGGGACCGGGCGGAGGCGATCGCGCGAGTCCAGGCGCTTGCGAAGCGTGTGATGGTCGAGCGCAAGAGGCATCGAGAGCCAGGTCCGGGCTGTTGACCACATCCCATCGGCTCTTTACCGCCTGACGGCCGCCCGCCGCGCCAGGAACGCCGGTTGCACCCCCGGGTAACTAGCTGCGCTCCAACGACCTGAACCATCCACCGGAAACGGCGCGATGAAGCGATATCTTCCCTGCCCCGCCCTGCTCCTGCTCCCCCTGGCGCTGGCCGCGTGCGGCGGCGGGCGCGAGGCCCCGGGCGACGCACCGCAGCGGCGCTCCAGCGTGCAGGTGAAGACCGCCCCGCGCGCGGGAACCCCCGTCGCCGGGGGCGACACCGCGCTGGCGGCGGCCGGGCAGGCGGCTCCCGCGGCCAACGGACAGCCGGCGGGCGGGACCGCCGCCGCCCCGGCCGGCGCGCGCCCGGCCGGCCCCAACGCGGGCGAGGCGCCGGCACCGCCGCCGCAGGGCGGGCGGCAGGACCAGGCCGCGGAGATCCTGCGCCGCGTGGAGCAGACGGCCGCCGGCATCCGCACCTTCGAGGCGGACTTCGTGCAGACGCTCACCGTCCCGCTGCTGGGCACCAACACCCGCAGCGCCGGCAAGCTGTACCAGCGCAAGCCCGACCGCTTCCTGATGAAGTTCAGCGACCCCGCGGGCGACGTCGTGGTGGCCGACGGGCGGCACTTCTGGATCTACTATCCCAGCAGCGACCGCACCCAGGTCATCCGCACCAGCATCGCCCAGGGCGGCGAGCAGGCCGACTTCCAGCGGCAGTTCCTGAGCAACGCCACCGAGCGCTTCGTCGCCACGCTGAACGGCGAGGAGAACGTGGGCGGCGAGGCCACCTGGGCGCTCACCCTGGTGCCCCGGCGCGAGTCGCCGTACAAGGTGATCCGCGTGTGGGTGGACAAGGACGACCACCTGGTGCGCCGCTTCGAGATGACC is a window of Longimicrobium sp. DNA encoding:
- a CDS encoding type II toxin-antitoxin system HicB family antitoxin, yielding MRFHIEIDREEDGRWIAEVPDLPGVLVYGRDRAEAIARVQALAKRVMVERKRHREPGPGC
- the lolA gene encoding outer membrane lipoprotein chaperone LolA translates to MKRYLPCPALLLLPLALAACGGGREAPGDAPQRRSSVQVKTAPRAGTPVAGGDTALAAAGQAAPAANGQPAGGTAAAPAGARPAGPNAGEAPAPPPQGGRQDQAAEILRRVEQTAAGIRTFEADFVQTLTVPLLGTNTRSAGKLYQRKPDRFLMKFSDPAGDVVVADGRHFWIYYPSSDRTQVIRTSIAQGGEQADFQRQFLSNATERFVATLNGEENVGGEATWALTLVPRRESPYKVIRVWVDKDDHLVRRFEMTEENDSVRRLELRNLRVNQPIADALFTFTPPPGTQVFDQ